The Streptococcus viridans genome includes a window with the following:
- a CDS encoding YfcC family protein, whose translation MSEKAKKGFKMPSSYTVLLIIIAIMAVMTWIIPAGAFVDGVYKSQPQNPQGIWDVLMAPIRAMLGTTPEEGSLIQGTSAAIDVAFFILMVGGFLGVVNETGMLDTGIASIVKKYKGREKMLILVLMPLFALGGTTYGMGEETMAFYPLLVPVMMAVGFDSLTGVAIILLGSQIGCLASTLNPFATGIASSTAGVSLGEGIILRLIFWVVLTGLSTWFVYKYADKIQKDPTKSLTYATREEDMKFFNVGEDDDNVNSTLTKKQKQVFVLFVLTFVLMVLSFIPWSGLGIKFFDNFNSWLTGLPVVGQIIGSSTAALGTWYFPEGAMLFAFMGILIGIVYGLKEEQIISSFMAGAADLLSVALIVAIARGIQVIMNNGMITDTILNWGKQGLSGLSSQVFIVLTYIFYLPMSFLIPSSSGLASATMGIMAPLGEFVNVRPSLIITAYQSASGVLNLIAPTSGIVMGALALGRINIATWWKFMAKLVVAVIVITIALLLLGTFVPAL comes from the coding sequence ATGAGTGAAAAAGCGAAAAAAGGGTTTAAGATGCCCTCATCTTATACCGTATTGTTAATCATCATTGCCATTATGGCAGTGATGACTTGGATCATCCCAGCAGGGGCTTTTGTCGATGGTGTGTATAAATCACAACCTCAAAACCCTCAAGGTATCTGGGATGTCTTGATGGCACCGATTCGTGCTATGCTAGGAACTACTCCTGAAGAAGGATCTTTGATTCAAGGAACTAGTGCAGCGATCGACGTAGCCTTCTTCATCTTGATGGTTGGTGGTTTCCTTGGTGTAGTCAATGAAACTGGTATGCTAGACACTGGTATTGCTTCTATCGTGAAGAAATACAAGGGTCGCGAAAAAATGTTGATTTTGGTGCTTATGCCTTTGTTTGCCCTTGGTGGTACAACTTATGGTATGGGTGAAGAAACCATGGCCTTCTATCCTCTCCTTGTGCCAGTTATGATGGCCGTTGGATTTGATAGCTTGACTGGGGTAGCCATTATCTTGCTTGGTTCACAGATTGGATGTTTGGCATCTACCTTGAACCCATTCGCGACAGGTATCGCATCTTCAACTGCAGGTGTTAGTCTTGGGGAAGGTATCATCCTTCGTTTGATCTTCTGGGTTGTCTTGACTGGTCTTAGCACTTGGTTTGTATACAAGTATGCAGATAAGATCCAAAAAGACCCAACTAAATCCCTCACTTATGCAACTCGTGAAGAAGATATGAAATTCTTCAATGTTGGTGAAGATGATGACAATGTTAACTCAACACTTACTAAGAAACAAAAACAAGTCTTTGTACTCTTTGTATTGACCTTTGTTTTGATGGTCTTGAGTTTCATCCCATGGAGTGGTTTAGGTATCAAGTTCTTTGATAACTTTAATTCTTGGTTAACAGGTCTTCCAGTAGTTGGTCAAATCATTGGTTCATCAACTGCAGCTCTTGGTACTTGGTACTTCCCTGAAGGAGCAATGCTCTTCGCCTTTATGGGTATCTTGATTGGTATTGTCTACGGATTGAAAGAAGAACAAATCATTTCTTCATTTATGGCTGGTGCAGCTGACTTGCTCAGCGTAGCCTTGATCGTAGCGATCGCACGTGGTATCCAAGTTATCATGAACAATGGTATGATTACAGATACTATCCTTAACTGGGGTAAACAAGGACTCAGTGGTCTATCTTCTCAAGTCTTCATCGTCTTGACTTATATCTTCTACTTGCCAATGTCATTCTTGATTCCATCTTCATCTGGTCTTGCCAGCGCGACAATGGGTATCATGGCTCCATTGGGAGAGTTCGTCAATGTACGTCCTAGCTTGATTATCACTGCCTACCAATCAGCATCTGGTGTCTTGAACTTGATTGCACCAACTTCTGGTATCGTTATGGGAGCTCTTGCTCTTGGACGTATCAACATTGCTACTTGGTGGAAATTCATGGCAAAACTTGTAGTTGCTGTTATTGTAATTACCATTGCCCTCCTTCTTCTCGGAACATTCGTTCCAGCCCTATAA
- a CDS encoding dipeptidase — MKIEITNQVKDDFLASLKTLISYPSVLNEGENGTPFGQAIQDVLEKTLEIAQEMGFQTYLDPEGYYGYAEIGQGEELLAVLCHLDVVPAGDLEDWQTPPFEATLKDGWLIGRGVQDDKGPSLAALYAVKSLLDQGLAFTKRIRFIFGTDEETLWRCMNRYNQIEEKADLGFAPDSSFPLTYAEKGLLQVKLHGPGWEDRPLQAGRALNVVPDKATYKGERLEELLPVIEQSGVNYTEEAGAVSVLGLSKHSKDAAEGVNAIVGLAESLSLIQPHPALLFIADAVGEDATGAALFGEIKDEPSGALSFNIATLSIDEERSEIGIDIRIPVLADKDALVERLTEVAASYQLQYEEFDYVAPLYVPLDSPLVSTLMKVYQEETGDQTPAMSSGGATFARTMENCVAYGALFPDALQTEHQANERAKLDDLYRAMEIYAETIRRLAGKKV, encoded by the coding sequence ATGAAAATTGAGATTACAAATCAAGTCAAAGATGACTTTCTAGCTTCATTAAAGACTCTGATTTCTTATCCTTCGGTTTTAAACGAAGGCGAAAATGGAACACCGTTTGGACAAGCTATCCAAGATGTCCTTGAGAAAACGTTAGAAATTGCTCAAGAAATGGGCTTTCAAACTTATCTAGATCCTGAAGGATACTATGGATATGCAGAGATCGGTCAGGGGGAAGAACTCCTGGCCGTTCTTTGTCACTTGGATGTTGTTCCAGCCGGTGATTTAGAAGATTGGCAAACGCCACCTTTTGAGGCAACTTTGAAAGATGGATGGTTGATTGGACGTGGGGTACAAGATGACAAGGGGCCATCCCTTGCGGCCCTTTACGCAGTTAAGAGTCTTCTCGACCAAGGACTTGCATTTACCAAGCGAATTCGCTTTATATTTGGTACAGACGAAGAAACTCTCTGGCGCTGTATGAATCGCTACAATCAGATAGAAGAAAAAGCAGATCTTGGCTTTGCTCCGGATTCTTCTTTCCCATTAACCTATGCTGAAAAAGGCTTGCTTCAAGTGAAGCTCCATGGACCAGGCTGGGAGGATCGTCCCTTACAAGCTGGTCGTGCCCTTAACGTGGTACCAGATAAGGCAACTTATAAGGGGGAACGCTTAGAGGAACTTTTACCAGTGATCGAGCAAAGTGGTGTGAACTATACAGAAGAAGCAGGAGCAGTAAGCGTTCTTGGACTGTCTAAACACTCCAAGGATGCGGCTGAGGGTGTCAATGCTATTGTCGGCTTAGCGGAAAGTCTTTCCTTGATCCAGCCTCATCCAGCTCTTCTCTTTATAGCAGATGCTGTTGGGGAAGATGCGACAGGAGCAGCTCTCTTTGGTGAAATCAAAGATGAACCAAGTGGTGCTCTTTCCTTCAATATTGCGACCCTCTCTATTGATGAAGAGCGATCTGAAATCGGGATTGATATTCGGATCCCTGTCCTAGCAGATAAGGATGCTTTAGTAGAGCGATTAACTGAGGTGGCGGCTAGTTACCAACTTCAGTATGAAGAATTTGATTATGTAGCTCCACTATACGTGCCGTTAGATAGTCCATTGGTAAGTACTTTGATGAAGGTCTACCAAGAAGAGACTGGTGATCAAACCCCAGCTATGTCCTCAGGAGGAGCTACTTTTGCTCGAACCATGGAAAATTGTGTGGCTTATGGGGCCCTCTTCCCTGATGCTCTCCAAACAGAGCACCAGGCTAATGAGCGAGCCAAACTGGATGATTTATATCGTGCAATGGAAATTTATGCCGAGACCATTCGACGGTTAGCAGGCAAGAAAGTCTAA
- a CDS encoding arginine repressor, producing MNKIESRHRLIRSIISEKKIRTQQELQDSLEANGIIVTQSTLSRDVKSLNLVKINEGDTSYYAINSIAPSRWENRLRFYMEDALVMLRPVQNQVVVKTLPGLAQSFGAILDALELPQIVATVCGDDVCLIICEDNQGALDCFEKLKEFTPPFFFSK from the coding sequence ATGAATAAGATTGAAAGTCGCCACCGCCTGATCCGGTCCATTATTTCAGAAAAGAAAATTCGAACCCAACAGGAATTGCAGGACAGCCTGGAAGCTAACGGCATCATCGTGACCCAGTCAACCCTATCAAGAGATGTCAAATCCTTGAATCTAGTAAAAATTAACGAAGGGGATACCTCTTACTATGCCATCAATAGCATTGCCCCATCTCGCTGGGAAAACCGACTGCGTTTTTATATGGAGGATGCCCTCGTCATGCTTCGTCCCGTCCAAAACCAAGTGGTGGTGAAAACTCTCCCTGGACTGGCTCAATCTTTCGGTGCCATCTTAGACGCCCTTGAATTACCACAAATTGTCGCAACGGTCTGTGGGGACGACGTCTGCCTCATCATCTGTGAAGACAATCAAGGTGCCTTGGACTGCTTTGAAAAATTGAAAGAATTTACTCCTCCCTTCTTCTTTAGCAAATAA
- the queA gene encoding tRNA preQ1(34) S-adenosylmethionine ribosyltransferase-isomerase QueA, translating to MNTNDFDFHLPEELIAQTPLEKRDASKLLILNRQTGQMEDQHFDAIINELEPGDALVMNNTRVLPARLHGVKPDTGGHVELLLLKNIEGDQWEVLAKPAKRLKEGGVVSFGDGRLQATLIKKLEHGGCIVEFSYQGIFLEVLESLGEMPLPPYIHEKLEDQERYQTVYAKENGSAAAPTAGLHFTPELLQKIEDKGVHLVYLTLHVGLGTFRPVSVDDLDQHEMHSEFYQLSEEAAQTLRQVKASGHRIVAVGTTSIRTLETIGNKFNGELQADSGWTNIFIKPGYQWQVVDAFSTNFHLPKSTLVMLVSAFAGRELTLDAYQHAIDQGYRFFSFGDAMFIK from the coding sequence ATGAATACAAACGACTTTGATTTCCACCTCCCCGAGGAGTTAATTGCGCAAACTCCTCTAGAAAAGCGCGATGCCTCAAAACTACTGATCCTCAATCGTCAAACAGGTCAGATGGAAGACCAGCATTTTGATGCCATTATCAATGAATTAGAACCTGGGGATGCTTTGGTGATGAACAATACCCGTGTCCTTCCTGCCCGTCTCCATGGGGTCAAACCGGATACAGGGGGGCATGTGGAGCTTCTCCTCTTAAAAAATATAGAGGGTGATCAATGGGAGGTTCTTGCCAAACCTGCCAAACGTCTCAAAGAGGGTGGGGTCGTTAGCTTTGGTGATGGGCGTCTCCAAGCAACTCTGATCAAGAAGTTAGAGCACGGAGGATGTATCGTAGAGTTTTCTTATCAAGGGATTTTCCTTGAAGTCTTGGAAAGTCTAGGGGAAATGCCCCTACCACCTTACATCCATGAAAAATTAGAAGATCAGGAACGTTACCAGACGGTCTATGCCAAAGAAAATGGATCCGCCGCTGCTCCTACTGCTGGCCTCCATTTCACACCCGAGCTCTTACAAAAAATTGAAGACAAAGGCGTTCACTTGGTTTATCTAACCCTCCATGTCGGACTTGGGACCTTCCGTCCTGTATCTGTCGACGATCTCGACCAACATGAGATGCATTCCGAGTTTTATCAACTCTCTGAAGAGGCTGCCCAAACCCTTCGGCAAGTTAAAGCGAGCGGTCACCGCATCGTAGCTGTTGGAACCACTTCTATCCGAACCTTGGAAACAATTGGGAACAAGTTTAATGGGGAGTTACAAGCCGACTCTGGTTGGACTAATATCTTTATCAAACCAGGCTATCAGTGGCAGGTTGTCGACGCCTTTTCAACCAACTTCCACCTACCAAAATCAACCTTAGTCATGCTCGTTTCTGCCTTCGCAGGTCGAGAACTCACTCTGGATGCTTATCAGCACGCTATCGACCAAGGCTACCGTTTCTTCAGCTTTGGAGATGCTATGTTTATCAAATAA
- a CDS encoding glucosamine-6-phosphate deaminase → MKVIEVANQIEGGQVAFDLLKEKLEQGAKTLGLATGSSPLEFYKLIRESNLDFSDMVSVNLDEYVGLTGEDPQSYRYFMQENLFNEKPFKVSYLPKGNEDTAEEETAHYNEILAQNPVDLQILGIGRNGHIGFNEPGTSFDSQTHLVHLDQSTIEANSRFFEKIEDVPTQAISMGIANILAAKSIILFAYGESKAEAIAGMVNGPKTESLPASALQDHPDVVIIADQAALSLL, encoded by the coding sequence ATGAAAGTTATTGAAGTAGCCAATCAAATCGAAGGAGGGCAGGTTGCTTTTGACCTGTTAAAAGAAAAGTTAGAACAAGGTGCGAAAACGCTGGGGCTTGCGACTGGAAGCAGTCCACTTGAATTTTATAAATTGATTCGAGAAAGTAACTTGGATTTCTCAGACATGGTCAGTGTCAACTTGGATGAGTATGTCGGTTTGACCGGAGAAGATCCTCAGTCTTATCGTTATTTTATGCAGGAAAATTTATTCAATGAGAAACCCTTTAAAGTCAGCTATCTTCCAAAAGGAAATGAAGATACTGCAGAAGAAGAAACAGCTCATTACAACGAAATCTTGGCCCAAAACCCAGTAGATCTGCAAATTCTAGGGATTGGTCGCAACGGGCATATTGGCTTTAACGAGCCTGGAACCTCGTTTGACAGCCAAACGCATTTGGTCCATTTAGATCAATCAACGATTGAAGCCAACTCTCGCTTCTTTGAAAAAATTGAAGATGTGCCAACTCAAGCCATTTCAATGGGAATTGCAAATATTCTCGCTGCCAAGTCCATCATCCTCTTTGCATATGGTGAATCGAAAGCAGAAGCGATTGCTGGAATGGTCAATGGTCCAAAAACAGAGAGTTTACCAGCGAGTGCCCTTCAAGATCATCCAGATGTCGTGATTATTGCAGACCAAGCAGCCTTGAGCCTACTGTAA
- a CDS encoding DUF1958 domain-containing protein: MKKKLLALGIIILSLFRPLSIVADELVDMAQKMYPNDHVQAYNRPRSSLVIDANTGDVLWRDNIDEVRDPASMSKLMTLYLLFESMKEGKITKDTVVTATAADQSMSKIYEISNNNIVAGVDYTVSELITMTAVPSSNVATIMLANLLSNHDADAFIQRMNEKSKELGMTNTIWNNPSGAAISTFQGLYTSYNYPNDAANQTTARDLAILVYHFVKEYPDILSYTNQAKVTVKQGTPYEETFDTYNYSLPGARYALEGVDGLKTGSSPRGAFNYIATAKRGEQRIISVVMGVGDWSDQDGEYYRHPFGNALIEKAFADYRYKKLLDKGVQTIDGKTYTLDQPFYATVKKGEENPKLVVKDGQVEADSGLMTLSEKISDGLPVKEGAVNQSDTQSTTASTTGKSFHFPLESLVILIPIFILAMILYLERAHRKQRERKAQDRYKK, from the coding sequence TTGAAAAAGAAGTTGCTCGCTTTAGGAATCATCATCTTATCTCTGTTCCGGCCTTTGTCGATCGTGGCTGATGAGTTAGTGGATATGGCGCAAAAAATGTATCCCAATGATCATGTGCAGGCCTATAACCGACCAAGGTCTTCCCTCGTTATCGACGCGAATACCGGGGATGTTTTATGGAGAGACAATATTGATGAAGTGCGGGATCCTGCAAGTATGAGTAAGCTCATGACGTTGTATCTGCTTTTCGAATCCATGAAAGAGGGGAAGATTACCAAAGATACGGTTGTCACTGCAACAGCTGCGGATCAATCTATGTCAAAAATCTATGAGATTTCCAACAATAACATCGTTGCAGGCGTAGACTATACGGTCTCTGAATTGATTACCATGACCGCGGTTCCATCCTCCAATGTGGCCACGATTATGTTGGCCAATCTCCTTTCTAACCACGATGCGGATGCCTTTATTCAGCGGATGAATGAAAAGTCCAAGGAGTTGGGGATGACCAATACCATTTGGAACAATCCTAGTGGTGCGGCCATTTCAACCTTCCAAGGTTTATATACCAGTTATAACTATCCAAACGATGCGGCCAACCAGACAACCGCAAGAGATTTGGCGATTCTCGTCTATCATTTCGTGAAAGAATATCCTGATATCCTTAGCTATACCAATCAGGCTAAGGTGACCGTCAAACAAGGAACTCCTTATGAGGAGACCTTTGATACCTATAACTATTCCTTGCCAGGAGCTAGATATGCTCTTGAAGGAGTAGATGGTCTGAAGACAGGCTCGAGTCCTCGCGGTGCCTTCAACTATATCGCAACTGCTAAACGAGGAGAACAACGAATTATCTCCGTAGTCATGGGAGTTGGTGATTGGTCTGACCAGGATGGCGAATACTATCGACATCCATTTGGCAATGCCTTGATCGAAAAAGCTTTTGCAGATTATCGTTATAAGAAGTTATTGGACAAGGGTGTTCAGACGATTGATGGAAAGACCTACACACTGGATCAACCTTTCTATGCCACGGTGAAAAAGGGAGAAGAGAATCCAAAACTAGTTGTCAAAGATGGACAAGTAGAGGCGGATTCAGGCTTGATGACCCTATCAGAAAAGATTTCTGATGGACTTCCAGTAAAAGAAGGAGCCGTGAATCAATCGGATACTCAAAGTACTACGGCTTCAACTACAGGGAAATCCTTCCATTTTCCTCTTGAAAGCCTGGTCATTCTGATTCCAATTTTCATTCTCGCTATGATTCTGTATTTAGAAAGAGCCCATCGCAAACAACGTGAGCGCAAGGCTCAGGATCGATACAAAAAATAA
- a CDS encoding MFS transporter, with amino-acid sequence MKAFRNSYPAYLFLYSFYFMSTALFTTLISVYLIGQQYSASQVSHLVSMAFFLSMLTQPLFGYINERFGIVKITTLSLGVLMAGVAGFIWAPNYFWLTIFYGLVLLCLNGTAPMMEVFATQSSYAFGKIRVWGTLGYAAGAQLAGWLYAHLSPQSVYYCVLVTILLSFLTLGAIRIDKTNRVQKEAVSILPLLHNGPYLFFLLLMGLVSGVGNIGHTYIPALLMDSGLPVQIASTVVAISVVVEAPLIFFSDRFMDHWPLRLLILLPVGILLLQYVIYALPSPVFLKVLVTLLAKHTTGMVLVMVSLRFISQQVDKKDLVLAMAILQGVRYLGTILLQPVAAFFVDHGGFSMMSSFLVAVLILVLLLSIFLKLPKGKSPGLFGSMKE; translated from the coding sequence ATGAAAGCATTTCGAAATTCCTATCCTGCTTATTTATTTTTATATAGTTTTTACTTCATGTCGACTGCTCTCTTTACGACTCTAATCTCTGTCTATCTTATCGGCCAGCAGTATTCAGCCAGTCAGGTCTCTCATTTGGTATCAATGGCCTTTTTCCTATCCATGCTTACCCAGCCCTTATTTGGTTATATCAATGAACGATTTGGTATTGTTAAAATCACCACTTTGAGCTTGGGAGTCCTCATGGCAGGAGTGGCTGGCTTCATCTGGGCCCCTAACTACTTTTGGTTGACAATTTTTTATGGCTTAGTTTTGCTGTGTCTAAATGGGACGGCTCCCATGATGGAGGTTTTCGCTACCCAGAGTTCCTATGCTTTTGGAAAAATCCGCGTTTGGGGGACACTAGGGTATGCGGCTGGAGCGCAACTAGCTGGTTGGCTCTATGCTCATCTTAGCCCCCAGTCTGTATACTATTGTGTTTTGGTAACTATCCTTCTTAGTTTCCTCACTTTAGGAGCTATTCGTATCGACAAGACCAATCGGGTACAGAAAGAAGCTGTATCGATCCTTCCTTTGCTGCACAATGGTCCCTATCTCTTTTTCTTACTTTTGATGGGACTTGTGTCGGGCGTGGGCAATATTGGCCATACCTATATTCCAGCTCTCTTGATGGATAGTGGGCTCCCTGTTCAGATAGCCTCTACGGTTGTGGCCATATCTGTCGTAGTCGAAGCACCTCTCATCTTTTTCTCAGATCGTTTTATGGACCATTGGCCCTTGCGCTTACTGATTTTGCTTCCTGTGGGGATTCTCTTGCTCCAGTATGTCATCTATGCTCTTCCAAGTCCTGTCTTCTTAAAAGTGCTGGTCACCCTCTTGGCCAAGCATACGACGGGGATGGTCTTGGTCATGGTCTCCTTACGTTTTATCTCCCAACAGGTGGATAAGAAAGATCTAGTTTTAGCCATGGCTATCCTGCAGGGAGTCCGCTATCTTGGGACCATTTTATTGCAACCGGTAGCTGCTTTCTTTGTGGATCACGGTGGATTTTCAATGATGAGTTCCTTCTTGGTGGCTGTCCTGATCCTCGTCCTTCTTCTAAGTATCTTTTTAAAGTTGCCAAAAGGAAAATCTCCGGGTCTCTTTGGGAGCATGAAGGAGTAA
- a CDS encoding D-alanyl-D-alanine carboxypeptidase family protein yields MKFKRALFATLSLGCLCFPMLVRADDLYQQEDIMSITEKSGTSVDEFFRPKADIVVDAHTGAIVYGDNIDAPRDSGSMAKLMSVYVLLKAIQEGQLDYDTQITATETDVAISQNQKLSNSPIVAGAKYKVSTLLNMIFVPSSSAATIMIANKVSGGDPDKFLDLMNQRAQEIGMTNTKWNNPNGAPTAVLDGYYNPTRYDQHAINQTTARDMAILAYHMVNEFPEILNYTKNAKITLFEGTDYEETHENYNYSLEGGRYSLKGADGLKTGSSPTADYNYTLTVNRGNQRFVQVIMGVGHYDVEIAESLRHVIGNALIERLYQDYEYKEALPAGDHTIQGQTYHLDKPFYATVKRGTNPEVSVQNGQLQIANGLQTLSPSIQQTQSVTAVQGAHQKSTSTRQKGWDPMWLCCFLPFIFLRIFFNMRYKRK; encoded by the coding sequence ATGAAGTTTAAACGTGCCTTATTTGCGACACTTTCCCTTGGTTGCCTATGTTTTCCAATGCTCGTAAGGGCGGATGATCTTTACCAACAAGAAGACATCATGTCAATCACAGAAAAATCAGGGACTTCGGTGGATGAGTTTTTCCGTCCTAAGGCCGATATTGTTGTTGATGCTCACACAGGAGCGATTGTTTATGGAGATAATATTGATGCTCCTCGTGACTCCGGTAGTATGGCTAAATTGATGTCCGTCTACGTTCTTCTGAAAGCCATTCAAGAAGGGCAGCTGGATTATGATACCCAAATTACAGCGACAGAAACAGATGTAGCAATTTCGCAAAACCAGAAGTTGAGCAATAGTCCCATTGTGGCGGGTGCTAAATACAAGGTATCGACCCTCCTGAATATGATTTTTGTTCCTTCATCTAGTGCCGCTACCATCATGATTGCCAATAAGGTGTCTGGAGGAGATCCGGATAAATTCTTGGATTTGATGAACCAGCGGGCCCAAGAAATTGGAATGACCAATACCAAGTGGAACAATCCTAATGGTGCCCCAACTGCAGTCTTGGATGGCTACTATAATCCGACACGCTATGATCAACACGCCATTAACCAAACAACAGCGAGAGATATGGCTATTTTGGCATATCACATGGTCAATGAGTTTCCTGAAATCCTCAACTACACTAAAAATGCTAAGATTACTCTCTTTGAGGGTACAGATTATGAAGAAACGCATGAGAATTATAATTATTCTTTAGAAGGTGGAAGGTATTCTCTAAAGGGAGCGGATGGTCTGAAAACAGGCTCTAGTCCGACTGCGGATTATAATTACACCTTGACGGTTAATCGTGGGAACCAGCGATTTGTCCAAGTCATTATGGGAGTTGGCCATTACGATGTAGAAATTGCAGAGAGCCTGCGCCACGTCATTGGAAATGCCCTGATTGAAAGACTCTATCAAGATTATGAATACAAAGAGGCTCTACCGGCGGGGGATCACACCATTCAGGGGCAAACCTATCACTTAGACAAACCCTTCTATGCTACGGTAAAAAGAGGGACTAATCCAGAGGTCAGTGTTCAAAATGGCCAGCTGCAAATTGCCAATGGCTTGCAAACTCTTTCTCCGTCTATTCAGCAAACACAGTCTGTAACCGCAGTACAAGGGGCTCATCAGAAGTCCACTAGCACGCGTCAAAAAGGCTGGGATCCAATGTGGCTCTGTTGCTTCCTTCCCTTCATTTTCCTAAGAATTTTCTTTAACATGAGATATAAGAGAAAATAA
- a CDS encoding competence protein CoiA, translating into MFIAADAKQQRWNCLEKVPMRRDGPFVCLLCGKEVRLKKGRVMRPHFAHVNLEACPFHHETESPEHLELKLELYRWAKQNTQAEVESPLQVLQQIADVLLPDQKIALEVQCSSLSMERLKERSDAYRMHGYQVYWLLGKNLWLKKSLSALQEGFVYFSQNRGFHLWELDLEQQEVRLHYLIHQDLRGRLHYRTQHFPFYGGSLLEVLRTPYAQQGLQRMTVPLDRQFKDYLRQQLYYRHPKWMALQEQLYLKGKHLLDLDLESFYPLCRPLKSSRFIQIKGDWRSYYQNFMTYYLQTGMKATQTLYSPRFYQNWKA; encoded by the coding sequence ATGTTTATTGCGGCTGATGCAAAGCAACAGCGTTGGAATTGTTTGGAGAAGGTTCCGATGAGAAGAGATGGTCCCTTTGTCTGTCTCCTTTGTGGAAAGGAAGTCCGCTTAAAGAAAGGGCGAGTGATGCGTCCTCATTTTGCCCACGTCAACCTAGAGGCTTGTCCCTTCCATCATGAAACGGAGAGTCCAGAACATTTGGAGTTAAAGTTGGAGCTTTATCGATGGGCCAAACAAAATACCCAAGCTGAAGTGGAAAGTCCTTTGCAGGTTCTCCAACAGATTGCGGATGTTCTCCTTCCAGATCAAAAGATTGCCTTAGAAGTGCAATGTAGTTCCTTGTCTATGGAGCGTTTAAAAGAACGGAGCGATGCCTATCGCATGCATGGTTATCAAGTTTATTGGTTATTGGGGAAAAACTTATGGCTCAAGAAAAGCCTGTCAGCTCTGCAAGAAGGTTTTGTCTATTTTAGCCAAAATAGGGGCTTTCATCTCTGGGAGCTGGACCTAGAGCAGCAGGAAGTTCGGCTCCACTATTTGATCCATCAAGACTTGCGAGGGCGTCTTCATTATCGGACTCAACATTTTCCTTTTTATGGAGGGAGCTTATTAGAAGTTTTGCGGACCCCTTATGCCCAACAAGGCTTGCAACGAATGACGGTCCCTCTAGACCGACAGTTTAAGGACTATCTTCGTCAGCAGTTGTATTACCGGCATCCTAAGTGGATGGCCCTTCAGGAACAACTCTATCTGAAAGGAAAGCATCTTCTGGACTTAGACTTGGAATCCTTTTATCCCCTTTGTCGGCCACTGAAGTCTTCGCGTTTTATCCAGATTAAGGGAGACTGGCGAAGCTATTACCAGAACTTTATGACCTATTATCTCCAAACCGGAATGAAAGCGACGCAGACTCTTTATTCGCCTCGTTTTTATCAGAACTGGAAAGCTTAA